The proteins below come from a single Triticum aestivum cultivar Chinese Spring chromosome 5D, IWGSC CS RefSeq v2.1, whole genome shotgun sequence genomic window:
- the LOC123124571 gene encoding uncharacterized protein, whose product MHAPLVHQHHQSNHQIPFFFLLFHQIFIFILHFPPLFDLPLLLFPWSPAATMVSWDDLPTSSEDDSVTSKPPATIFCKEWTGPATDLPSFTCEHGSLCEKHVAFQSVDSGRRFLACAHKEVPKCTYVEQIDPEWPEALKMSLSTIWSMYEEETKQRLTQNVLSVEENLKIMEEKTKWRMS is encoded by the exons ATGCATGCACCTTTGGTCCACCAACACCACCAGAGCAACCACCAGATCCCCTTCTTTTTCCTCCTCTTCCACCagatcttcatcttcatcctccatTTTCCTCCTCTATTTGACCTTCCTCTGCTCCTATTCCCCTGGTCTCCAGCAGCAACCATGGTGTCCTGGGATGATCTCCCAACCTCTTCTGAAGATGACTCGGTGACCAGCAAG ccTCCTGCCACAATTTTCTGTAAAGAATGGACTGGCCCGGCCACAGATCTGCCTAGCTTTACATGTGAGCATGGATCTTTGTGTGAGAAGCATGTGGCTTTTCAATCAGTTGACAGTGGAAGAAGATTCCTGGCTTGTGCACACAAG GAAGTACCTAAATGCACCTATGTGGAACAGATAGACCCTGAGTGGCCTGAAGCATTGAAGATGAGCCTATCTACCATATGGAGCATGTATGAAGAGGAGACAAAACAAAGGCTAACACAAAATGTGTTGAGTGTTGAAGAGAACTTGAAGATCATGGAagagaagacaaaatggagaatGAGCTGA